The Myxococcaceae bacterium JPH2 genome has a window encoding:
- a CDS encoding CHAT domain-containing protein, with the protein MLKPPYDKLWALALAALVIAVAVAVVRMPPRGVPEEFWAERRAAARIEARLSHPEADRYRTRATAGGCPVPPEPIPLRDLAKMEEQGDWAGIAAAYALQGEWNQAASFLERLPASPDRDSDLGAVYLSRGNYEQALRLLDGALAQKPQHAQALWNRALVLREMGLTLRASETFEQVAALKEQGWSREAHAQGIGLRESTLERAREWKAATASMRAWMENDQAPLPLAEARSLPSTVRQGLYEALRAAPSKQRALALMPLAQELDRLQGGTSLVDYVKRVSTLDFSRRAPLANAYAEMVRTGTPPDAVLDKFKATADDDLFMGAALIRPGGAQRHFAEFLARAKKQSDPWFNLIAESELARKEHADGEWWKAEQRLFRALKVCREGALSARCVDLEVKLGRLYVELQRVTEAERHARIAWAWARQLREWNLESQSLEMLVHLTRSRSDFASARAYLEEWIARTGRDAFCYWPHVNLAHIHYLDQHPEDARRELDIAAKCPDVNADLMFGATMVELARLGTRPGDAEWVRKAVDSASSGPNVFPGDVVYGHYLEGRFVLDSDRVHGQAMLTRVIDEAEKLPHGDMLGREAWAYSYSSLAVDAGRAQEFGRALELLARQLGAPVPKRCALAAAVHYERTVVVAVDAQGTVRGFYEPARAEAFARMDSSTLIPPALLQSVRSCDQVEVLAWPPVFGRTEILPPDMAWSFRVGRGGGRMTSPNPRRLVVSSVETPSLLQLPRLPAWMPAADSEAGAMELLTGADATPTRVLAGMTDATEIEIHAHGIVDPTLSDASLVVLSPEDNGRYALTADVVRKQKLNGSPTVFLAACSAGRLTTNATHEPFSLPAAFIDAGARAVLASTVDIPDAAGRFFDGVRQRIRAGAPPAIALRDERQKWLARDARADWTRFVLLVETGD; encoded by the coding sequence ATGTTGAAGCCGCCGTACGACAAGCTCTGGGCCCTGGCGCTGGCCGCGCTCGTGATTGCCGTCGCGGTCGCGGTGGTGCGCATGCCGCCGCGAGGTGTCCCCGAGGAGTTCTGGGCCGAGCGCCGCGCCGCGGCACGCATCGAGGCGCGACTCAGTCATCCCGAGGCGGACCGCTACCGGACCCGAGCCACTGCGGGAGGCTGTCCCGTTCCTCCCGAGCCCATCCCGCTGCGCGACCTGGCGAAGATGGAGGAGCAGGGAGACTGGGCGGGCATCGCGGCCGCGTACGCGCTCCAAGGTGAGTGGAACCAGGCGGCGTCCTTCCTGGAGCGCCTGCCCGCGTCACCGGATCGAGACAGCGACCTGGGCGCCGTCTATCTGTCGCGAGGCAACTACGAGCAAGCGTTGCGCCTGTTGGATGGCGCGCTCGCGCAGAAGCCGCAGCACGCGCAGGCCCTGTGGAACCGGGCCCTGGTGTTGCGTGAGATGGGCCTCACGCTGCGCGCCTCCGAGACGTTCGAGCAGGTGGCGGCGCTCAAGGAGCAGGGCTGGAGCCGCGAGGCCCACGCGCAAGGCATCGGGCTGCGGGAGAGCACACTGGAGCGCGCTCGGGAGTGGAAGGCCGCGACCGCGAGCATGCGGGCGTGGATGGAGAATGACCAGGCGCCCCTCCCGCTCGCCGAGGCGCGCAGTCTGCCCAGCACCGTCCGGCAGGGATTGTATGAAGCGCTCCGCGCGGCGCCTTCCAAACAGCGCGCCCTCGCGTTGATGCCCCTGGCGCAGGAGTTGGATCGACTGCAGGGCGGCACCTCGCTCGTGGACTACGTGAAGCGCGTATCCACCCTGGACTTCAGCCGTCGCGCGCCGCTCGCGAACGCCTATGCGGAGATGGTGCGCACGGGCACTCCGCCGGATGCGGTGCTGGACAAGTTCAAGGCCACGGCGGACGACGACCTCTTCATGGGCGCGGCATTGATACGCCCGGGGGGCGCGCAGCGACACTTCGCGGAGTTCCTGGCTCGGGCGAAGAAGCAGTCCGACCCTTGGTTCAACCTCATCGCGGAGAGCGAGCTGGCTCGCAAGGAGCACGCTGACGGTGAGTGGTGGAAGGCCGAGCAGCGGCTCTTCAGGGCCCTGAAGGTCTGCCGAGAGGGCGCGCTGTCCGCCCGCTGCGTGGACCTGGAGGTGAAGCTGGGGCGGCTGTACGTGGAGCTCCAGCGCGTCACCGAGGCGGAGCGCCATGCACGCATCGCGTGGGCCTGGGCGCGTCAGCTCCGCGAGTGGAACCTCGAATCGCAGTCGCTGGAGATGCTCGTCCACCTGACGCGCTCGCGGAGCGACTTCGCCAGCGCGCGTGCCTATCTGGAGGAGTGGATCGCGCGCACGGGCCGCGACGCCTTCTGCTACTGGCCCCACGTCAACCTCGCGCACATCCACTACCTGGATCAGCATCCCGAGGACGCGCGGCGGGAGCTGGACATCGCGGCGAAGTGCCCCGACGTCAACGCGGACCTGATGTTCGGTGCCACGATGGTGGAGCTGGCGCGGCTGGGGACTCGGCCGGGGGACGCCGAGTGGGTCCGCAAGGCGGTGGACTCCGCGTCCTCGGGGCCCAATGTCTTTCCCGGGGACGTCGTCTACGGTCACTACCTTGAGGGCCGCTTCGTCCTGGACAGTGACCGTGTCCACGGGCAGGCCATGCTGACGCGTGTGATTGACGAGGCTGAGAAGCTGCCCCATGGCGACATGCTAGGGCGCGAGGCCTGGGCCTACAGCTACTCCTCGCTCGCAGTGGACGCGGGGCGCGCGCAGGAGTTCGGTCGTGCCCTGGAGCTGCTGGCCCGCCAGTTGGGTGCCCCCGTACCGAAGCGATGTGCGCTGGCCGCGGCGGTGCACTACGAGCGAACCGTGGTCGTCGCCGTGGATGCGCAGGGGACCGTGCGCGGGTTCTACGAGCCCGCGCGCGCGGAGGCCTTTGCGCGGATGGACTCCTCGACGCTCATCCCGCCCGCGCTCCTGCAATCCGTCCGGAGCTGTGATCAGGTGGAGGTGCTGGCCTGGCCGCCGGTGTTCGGCCGCACGGAAATCCTGCCGCCGGACATGGCCTGGAGCTTCCGCGTGGGCCGAGGGGGCGGCCGGATGACTTCACCCAATCCCAGACGGCTCGTGGTCTCCAGCGTGGAGACGCCCTCGCTGCTCCAGCTTCCCCGGCTGCCGGCGTGGATGCCCGCCGCCGATTCCGAGGCGGGCGCGATGGAGTTGCTGACTGGGGCGGACGCCACGCCCACCCGCGTGCTGGCCGGGATGACAGACGCCACCGAGATTGAAATCCACGCGCACGGCATCGTGGACCCGACGTTGTCGGATGCCTCGCTGGTGGTGTTGTCTCCCGAGGACAACGGCCGTTATGCCCTCACCGCGGATGTGGTCCGCAAGCAGAAGCTGAATGGCTCGCCCACGGTGTTCCTGGCCGCGTGCAGCGCGGGTCGGCTCACCACCAACGCGACGCACGAGCCCTTCAGCCTGCCCGCGGCGTTCATCGACGCGGGGGCACGCGCGGTGCTCGCGTCCACCGTGGATATCCCGGACGCTGCGGGACGTTTCTTCGATGGGGTCCGTCAGCGGATCCGCGCGGGAGCCCCGCCCGCCATTGCCCTGCGCGACGAGCGCCAGAAGTGGCTCGCACGGGATGCCCGCGCGGATTGGACGCGCTTCGTGTTGTTGGTGGAGACGGGAGACTGA
- a CDS encoding cupin-like domain-containing protein, whose translation MGMDESRLQAEWQVWLAENLALGVPEEDVLQVLAEAGVEPGLARRELESMGTHPAFQACQRLARHYGGLEALLDLYSDLRRGDGGWSLERRKDLSAEEFFARYYFGHRPVVLQGMMEDWPARTQWTLKSLRERFGHVVIEVMTGRDANPDHASQYERHRTQMTFAEYVRRVEAGGETNDHYMVPRNDNWRREGLQALTKDVRAPRGIIDPALNPDMLTLLLGPAGTVTPLHHDNLNVLLCQVMGRKHVKLVPSFERHRVYPRKGTFSHVDAARPDLERHALYSEATVLETVLEPGEMVFIPVGWWHWVRALDVSASVTFHQFQVPGGNTHLSPPP comes from the coding sequence ATGGGCATGGATGAGTCTCGCCTCCAGGCGGAGTGGCAGGTGTGGCTGGCGGAGAACCTGGCGTTGGGGGTGCCGGAGGAGGACGTGCTGCAGGTGCTGGCCGAAGCAGGCGTGGAGCCCGGCTTGGCGCGACGGGAGCTGGAGTCCATGGGCACGCACCCTGCCTTCCAGGCATGCCAACGGCTGGCCCGTCACTACGGGGGGCTGGAAGCGCTGCTGGACCTCTACAGCGACCTGCGGCGGGGGGACGGGGGTTGGTCGCTGGAGCGGCGCAAGGACTTGAGCGCCGAGGAGTTCTTCGCGCGCTACTACTTCGGGCATCGGCCCGTGGTGCTGCAAGGAATGATGGAGGACTGGCCGGCGCGCACGCAGTGGACGCTGAAGAGCTTGAGGGAGCGCTTCGGGCACGTGGTCATCGAGGTGATGACGGGGCGTGACGCGAACCCGGATCACGCCTCGCAATACGAGCGGCATCGCACCCAGATGACCTTCGCGGAGTACGTGCGCCGCGTGGAGGCAGGGGGCGAGACGAACGACCACTACATGGTCCCTCGCAATGACAACTGGCGGCGCGAGGGATTGCAGGCGTTGACCAAGGACGTGCGTGCGCCGCGTGGCATCATCGACCCGGCGTTGAACCCAGACATGTTGACGTTGCTGTTGGGTCCGGCGGGGACCGTCACCCCGCTGCACCATGACAACCTGAATGTCTTGCTGTGCCAGGTGATGGGACGCAAGCACGTGAAGCTGGTGCCCTCCTTCGAGCGGCACCGGGTCTACCCTCGCAAGGGGACCTTCAGTCACGTGGACGCGGCCCGCCCCGATCTGGAGCGCCACGCGCTGTACTCCGAGGCCACGGTCTTGGAGACCGTGCTGGAGCCCGGTGAGATGGTCTTCATTCCCGTGGGATGGTGGCACTGGGTGCGCGCCCTGGATGTGAGCGCGTCCGTGACGTTCCACCAGTTCCAAGTTCCCGGCGGCAATACACATCTGTCTCCCCCCCCCTGA
- a CDS encoding AMP-binding protein, which translates to MPRSASRNMNDHAATHRDFRWERPEFFNFATDVMDRHARERPDAVALQWSDDSGDSRRFTFAQLRAHSLHAARFLTDLGLGRGDRVFVMMPRVPEWWFLVLGCIRAGIVFMPGTPMLTAKDIRYRLEVSGAVAVLSEASCLERFEGVVGTGGVKAWVAVGDAPAPWRRYVPAEAAPSGGDAFAPTRAEEPLLIYFTSGTTGMPKMVLHTHASYGLGHAVTGRYWLDLGPEDRHLTLSDTGWAKCAWGKLFGPWSQGACNVVHDFRGRFDAEGLLKVIARERLTTFCAPPTAWRALVLQDLKAHDLSSLRHVVSAGEPLNPEVIETWHDATGLHIREGYGQTETVVLVGMFPSLPPRPGSMGKPSPGFTVSVIDEQGREVADGGEGDIAVRVAPERPVGLFHGYLQDDAANRACRRGDWYVTGDRAVRDAEGYFWFVGRADDVIKTSGYRVGPFEVESALLEHPAVAESAVVGVPDEKLGQRIKAYVLLSPGHVGSPQLMQELQEHVKKTTAPYKYPREIEFVTELPKTVSGKIRRAELRASSRK; encoded by the coding sequence ATGCCCCGTTCCGCTTCGCGCAACATGAATGACCATGCGGCCACCCACCGGGACTTCCGGTGGGAGCGGCCCGAGTTCTTCAACTTCGCCACGGATGTGATGGATCGCCACGCGAGGGAGCGGCCCGATGCGGTCGCCCTCCAGTGGTCCGATGACTCCGGGGACTCCCGCCGCTTCACGTTCGCGCAACTGCGGGCGCATTCGCTGCACGCCGCGCGCTTCCTCACGGACCTGGGGCTCGGCCGGGGTGATCGCGTCTTCGTGATGATGCCGCGCGTGCCGGAGTGGTGGTTCCTGGTGCTGGGCTGCATCCGGGCCGGCATCGTGTTCATGCCGGGCACGCCCATGCTGACGGCGAAGGACATCCGCTATCGGCTGGAGGTCTCGGGCGCGGTCGCCGTCCTCTCCGAGGCGAGCTGCCTGGAGCGGTTCGAGGGAGTCGTGGGCACCGGCGGCGTGAAGGCCTGGGTCGCGGTGGGGGACGCGCCCGCGCCCTGGCGGCGCTACGTGCCGGCCGAGGCCGCGCCCAGCGGCGGGGACGCATTCGCGCCGACGCGCGCGGAGGAGCCGCTGCTGATCTACTTCACGTCCGGCACCACGGGCATGCCGAAGATGGTGCTGCACACGCACGCCAGCTACGGCCTGGGCCACGCGGTGACGGGGCGCTACTGGCTGGACCTGGGCCCGGAGGACCGGCACCTGACGCTCAGCGACACGGGCTGGGCCAAGTGCGCCTGGGGCAAGCTCTTCGGGCCATGGAGCCAGGGCGCGTGCAACGTCGTGCATGACTTCCGAGGCCGCTTCGACGCCGAGGGGCTGCTGAAGGTGATCGCGCGCGAGCGGCTGACCACGTTCTGCGCGCCGCCCACCGCGTGGCGTGCGCTGGTGCTCCAGGACCTGAAGGCCCATGACTTGTCATCCCTGCGCCACGTGGTGAGCGCGGGCGAGCCGCTCAATCCCGAGGTCATCGAGACGTGGCACGACGCCACGGGGCTGCACATCCGCGAGGGCTACGGTCAGACGGAGACGGTGGTGTTGGTGGGAATGTTCCCCTCGCTGCCGCCACGCCCGGGCTCCATGGGCAAGCCGTCTCCGGGCTTCACGGTGTCGGTCATCGACGAGCAGGGCCGCGAGGTGGCCGATGGCGGGGAGGGCGACATCGCCGTGCGCGTGGCGCCCGAGCGCCCCGTGGGCCTGTTCCACGGCTACCTCCAGGACGACGCGGCCAACCGCGCGTGCCGGCGCGGCGACTGGTACGTCACGGGAGACCGCGCCGTGCGCGACGCGGAAGGCTACTTCTGGTTCGTGGGCCGCGCGGACGACGTCATCAAGACCTCGGGCTATCGCGTGGGGCCCTTTGAAGTGGAGTCCGCGCTGCTCGAGCACCCCGCGGTGGCGGAGTCCGCGGTGGTGGGCGTTCCCGACGAGAAGCTCGGACAGCGCATCAAGGCGTATGTCCTGCTCTCGCCTGGCCACGTGGGCTCCCCGCAGCTCATGCAGGAGCTCCAGGAGCACGTGAAGAAGACGACGGCGCCCTACAAGTATCCGCGCGAAATCGAGTTCGTCACCGAGCTGCCCAAGACGGTGAGCGGGAAGATTCGCCGCGCGGAGCTGCGCGCATCGTCGCGCAAGTAG
- a CDS encoding acyl-CoA dehydrogenase family protein → MSTEPGAKVLQEVRALAPEIAAQSAAIEEARTLPPDVVTRLKNAGLFRMFAPRNVGGTELDLVSGLEVLEELSRADGATGWATMIASESAHMFVLLPREQLNAIYAPSPDVTMGGAFNAQGTAREVDGGYQVTGRWNFATGCKHSDWLFGNCVLLGDDGKPLPGPAPGTVRTRGMLVPAGEGRIMDNWSVLGLRGTGSHDVVIEAFVPHARSFDIFMGTPNVEGPTYVVPVLHCALHMGAVALGIAQGAVDDLMALALTGKKRLYARHALVDSPVFRNRLGRADTAVRGARAALRDLGRQYWEACNTSPAVAFGLAPQVSATLTWVTETAAQVVTSCYHSGGASSIRDGATLQRRFRDIHTLMQHASVAEGWFTQMGAALLGFPVLFEA, encoded by the coding sequence ATGTCGACTGAACCGGGAGCGAAGGTCCTTCAAGAAGTGAGGGCTCTGGCGCCGGAGATCGCCGCCCAGAGCGCGGCCATCGAGGAGGCGCGGACCCTTCCGCCAGACGTCGTCACACGGCTCAAGAACGCGGGCCTCTTCCGGATGTTCGCGCCTCGGAACGTGGGCGGCACCGAGTTGGATCTCGTCTCGGGGCTGGAGGTGCTGGAGGAGCTGTCTCGCGCGGACGGTGCCACGGGTTGGGCCACCATGATTGCCTCGGAGAGCGCGCACATGTTCGTGCTGCTCCCGCGCGAGCAACTGAACGCCATCTACGCGCCCAGCCCCGACGTCACCATGGGCGGCGCCTTCAACGCGCAGGGCACCGCGCGCGAGGTGGACGGCGGCTACCAGGTCACCGGCCGGTGGAACTTCGCCACGGGCTGCAAGCACTCGGACTGGCTGTTCGGCAACTGCGTGCTGTTGGGAGACGACGGCAAGCCGCTGCCCGGCCCCGCGCCCGGGACGGTGCGCACGCGCGGCATGCTGGTGCCCGCGGGCGAGGGGCGCATCATGGACAACTGGTCCGTGCTCGGCCTGCGCGGCACGGGCAGCCACGACGTCGTCATCGAGGCGTTCGTCCCGCACGCGCGCAGCTTCGACATCTTCATGGGCACGCCCAACGTGGAGGGCCCCACGTACGTGGTGCCGGTGCTGCACTGCGCGCTGCACATGGGCGCGGTGGCGCTGGGCATCGCGCAGGGCGCGGTGGATGACCTGATGGCGCTGGCGCTCACTGGCAAGAAGCGGCTGTACGCGCGCCACGCGCTGGTGGACTCGCCCGTGTTCCGCAACCGCCTGGGCCGCGCGGACACCGCCGTGCGAGGCGCGCGCGCCGCGTTGCGCGACCTGGGCCGCCAATACTGGGAGGCGTGCAACACGTCTCCGGCGGTCGCCTTCGGCCTGGCGCCGCAGGTGTCCGCCACGCTCACGTGGGTGACGGAGACGGCCGCGCAGGTGGTGACCAGCTGCTACCACTCGGGCGGCGCGTCCTCCATCCGCGACGGCGCCACGCTGCAGCGCCGCTTCCGAGACATCCACACGCTCATGCAACACGCCTCGGTGGCCGAGGGCTGGTTCACCCAGATGGGCGCCGCGCTCCTCGGCTTCCCCGTCCTCTTCGAGGCGTGA
- a CDS encoding polysaccharide lyase gives MKQLLRLVAVVPFLPLLASANPLWKGDFETGNTSQWTREQSVSASRLQVVTDVVREGRYALKATVQKGDDPINGSGNRNELLYLSQETQGDEYFYKWSTLFPNNYPSADSWQVFTQWHQEGCCGSPPLEFFVRGEQMNMRVGGVNGPILWKAPIDRGNWHDFVLHVKWSPNPKEGFVELYHNGTLVVPKTFGANQFGSDKNYLKQGLYRDAAIGPEAYVYHDGFVMGTSLEDVMPAGTQQTPAADAGSSQTPATSTPDTSTTPPATLTQPGQGTTATPVSTLVPGGTNSNVMNDGAQGQGCSATGGAAGMPALAAAGLFTTALFRRRRPALAKNITRR, from the coding sequence TTGAAGCAACTCCTACGACTCGTCGCCGTGGTGCCCTTTTTGCCGCTGCTCGCCTCCGCCAACCCGCTGTGGAAGGGCGACTTCGAGACGGGCAATACGTCGCAATGGACCCGCGAGCAGAGCGTCTCCGCCAGCCGCCTTCAGGTGGTGACGGACGTCGTTCGCGAGGGCCGCTATGCGCTGAAAGCCACCGTCCAGAAGGGCGATGACCCCATCAACGGCAGCGGCAACCGCAACGAGTTGCTGTACCTGAGCCAAGAGACCCAGGGCGACGAGTACTTCTACAAGTGGAGCACGCTCTTCCCGAACAACTACCCGAGCGCGGACTCGTGGCAGGTGTTCACGCAGTGGCACCAGGAAGGGTGCTGCGGCTCTCCCCCGCTCGAGTTCTTCGTGCGCGGTGAGCAGATGAACATGCGCGTGGGTGGCGTGAACGGGCCCATCCTGTGGAAGGCGCCCATCGATCGCGGCAACTGGCACGACTTCGTGCTGCACGTGAAGTGGTCGCCGAATCCGAAGGAAGGCTTCGTCGAGCTGTACCACAACGGGACGCTCGTGGTTCCGAAGACCTTCGGCGCCAACCAGTTCGGCAGCGACAAGAACTACCTGAAGCAGGGCCTGTATCGCGACGCTGCCATCGGGCCCGAGGCGTACGTCTACCATGATGGTTTCGTCATGGGCACGTCGCTGGAAGACGTGATGCCCGCGGGGACGCAGCAGACGCCCGCGGCGGATGCCGGTTCGTCTCAGACGCCCGCGACCTCCACGCCGGACACCAGCACGACGCCTCCGGCCACGCTGACCCAGCCGGGCCAGGGGACGACCGCGACGCCCGTCAGCACGCTCGTGCCTGGGGGCACGAACAGCAACGTGATGAATGACGGCGCGCAGGGGCAGGGATGCAGCGCCACGGGCGGAGCGGCGGGAATGCCGGCGCTCGCCGCGGCGGGGCTCTTCACCACCGCGTTGTTCCGGCGCCGCCGTCCGGCGCTCGCGAAGAACATCACGCGTCGCTAA
- a CDS encoding RNA polymerase sigma factor produces the protein MANLFNRERRHFEAFIRRHRPSLLAVARRLCARGGLDPEDLVQEAFERALPEYEHLKDRTDPAAAAWLCTTMTNRFLDYCRRQRTENRGLPHLALVQDSMVSLDTPQESWELVSNDAFHAAIERLKPHLRDAYRLHAEGRRYQAIAEHFNVPVGTVGSWLTLARRDLKELLQPSVAVAQERGVLS, from the coding sequence ATGGCCAATCTCTTCAACCGGGAGCGGCGCCACTTCGAAGCGTTCATCCGGCGACATCGGCCCAGCCTTCTGGCCGTGGCTCGCCGGCTGTGCGCTCGGGGGGGCCTGGACCCGGAAGACCTCGTCCAAGAGGCCTTCGAGCGCGCGCTCCCCGAGTACGAGCACCTGAAGGACCGGACAGACCCGGCCGCCGCGGCCTGGCTCTGCACCACCATGACCAACCGCTTCCTGGACTACTGCCGGCGTCAGCGCACCGAGAACCGGGGCCTGCCACACCTGGCGCTCGTCCAGGACTCGATGGTCTCACTGGACACACCCCAGGAGAGCTGGGAGCTGGTGAGCAACGACGCCTTCCATGCGGCCATCGAGCGGCTGAAGCCGCACCTGCGAGACGCCTACCGGCTGCACGCCGAGGGGCGCCGCTACCAGGCCATTGCCGAGCATTTCAACGTTCCCGTGGGCACCGTGGGCAGTTGGCTCACCCTGGCGCGCAGGGACCTCAAGGAGCTGCTGCAGCCGAGTGTGGCGGTGGCCCAAGAGCGGGGAGTCCTTTCATGA
- a CDS encoding tetratricopeptide repeat protein, with the protein MNANCTRLHLFIDGELGDAEAEAFRSHLPRCPACEEGLKDLLQLEMLAARALGGAALEAEAAAPAPSPSPQKPETKVVPLRPWARRAYQAAIPLAMAACLSAIFVYRQAPSDVPGVVFLEDMGTRGLEERLSHPRADHWRPYGPMRGSESTVEALPLRPLADLEEREDLRGVAAAYLLRGDLRQAEAFLEREKPSADRDNDLAVVALKQRSLTQALELLNRALRAEPRHPQALWNRGLVLRELDLLDRAADSFEQVAQLGEQGWSQEARQEAERLRALHGKASK; encoded by the coding sequence ATGAACGCGAACTGCACCAGGCTGCACCTCTTCATCGACGGAGAGCTGGGTGACGCGGAGGCCGAGGCGTTTCGCAGCCACCTGCCGCGCTGCCCCGCCTGCGAGGAAGGGCTGAAGGACCTGCTCCAGCTCGAGATGCTCGCCGCCCGCGCGCTCGGAGGCGCGGCCCTGGAGGCCGAGGCCGCCGCGCCCGCGCCTTCGCCCTCGCCTCAGAAGCCGGAGACGAAGGTGGTGCCGCTGCGCCCCTGGGCCAGGCGCGCGTACCAGGCCGCCATCCCGCTGGCCATGGCCGCGTGCCTCTCCGCCATCTTCGTGTACCGGCAGGCGCCCTCGGATGTGCCCGGCGTGGTGTTCCTGGAGGACATGGGCACGCGCGGCCTGGAAGAGCGCCTGAGCCATCCGCGCGCCGACCACTGGCGGCCCTATGGCCCCATGCGCGGCTCCGAGTCCACCGTGGAGGCGCTGCCGCTGCGCCCCCTGGCGGACCTGGAGGAGCGCGAGGACCTGCGCGGCGTGGCCGCGGCCTACCTGCTCCGGGGCGACCTGCGCCAGGCCGAGGCCTTCCTCGAGCGCGAGAAGCCCTCGGCGGATCGCGACAACGACCTGGCGGTCGTGGCGCTGAAGCAGCGCTCGCTCACCCAGGCGCTGGAGCTGCTCAACCGCGCGCTGCGTGCCGAGCCGCGTCATCCGCAGGCGCTGTGGAACCGCGGCCTCGTCCTGCGCGAGCTGGATTTGTTGGATCGCGCGGCGGACTCGTTCGAGCAGGTGGCCCAGCTGGGTGAGCAGGGCTGGAGCCAGGAGGCCCGTCAGGAGGCCGAGCGGCTTCGCGCGCTGCACGGCAAGGCGTCGAAGTAG
- the gndA gene encoding NADP-dependent phosphogluconate dehydrogenase, whose amino-acid sequence MTAASSPPKPAQFGVAGMGVMGASLALNIADHGFRVAVWDRHAERIDEMHQKYGHPEIGGTASLEEFVKRLERPRRILLMVTAGEAVDSMLERLFPLLSPGDVVMDAGNSWYEDTRRRERLCHDKGFHFLGVGVSGGEEGARHGPSIMPGGPADAYALVRPVLEAIAARTEAGLCVTHVGPDGAGHFVKMVHNGIEYADMQLLAETYDVLRRGLGMDATSLADLFSRWNEGIAESFLLETTIKVLRKKDEKTGRPLVDMVLDKAGQKGTGKWTVQVALNKGVPVPSIASALDARNLSSLKDERVAASRVLKGPHESLSTEERQNLAQWAHDALYAARVVTYAQGMRLIQVASREYGWNVSLAEMARIWRGGCIIRAKLLTPLREAFTQQPELPNLMVSDAFAPVLDGLAPSWRKFLGSATRLGIPVPVFSSSLAYMDSYRSPELPQNLTQAQRDAFGAHTYQRRDTPDAGFVHSDWNA is encoded by the coding sequence ATGACTGCGGCAAGCAGCCCTCCAAAGCCGGCGCAGTTCGGCGTGGCGGGCATGGGCGTGATGGGCGCGAGCCTGGCCCTCAACATCGCGGACCACGGCTTCCGCGTGGCGGTGTGGGACCGGCATGCGGAGCGCATCGATGAGATGCATCAGAAGTACGGACACCCGGAGATAGGTGGCACGGCGTCGCTCGAGGAGTTCGTGAAGCGACTGGAGCGCCCGCGCCGCATCCTGCTGATGGTGACGGCGGGCGAGGCGGTGGACTCCATGCTGGAGCGCCTGTTCCCGCTCTTGTCGCCCGGCGACGTGGTGATGGACGCAGGCAACTCCTGGTACGAGGACACGCGCCGGCGCGAGCGCCTCTGCCACGACAAGGGCTTCCACTTCCTGGGCGTGGGCGTGTCTGGCGGCGAGGAGGGCGCGCGCCACGGGCCCTCCATCATGCCCGGCGGCCCGGCGGACGCGTACGCGCTGGTGCGCCCCGTGCTGGAGGCCATCGCCGCGCGCACCGAGGCGGGCCTGTGCGTCACCCACGTGGGGCCGGATGGCGCGGGCCACTTCGTGAAGATGGTGCACAACGGCATCGAGTACGCGGACATGCAGCTGCTCGCGGAGACGTACGACGTGCTGCGCCGCGGCCTGGGCATGGACGCCACGTCCCTGGCGGACCTGTTCTCGCGCTGGAACGAGGGCATCGCCGAGTCCTTCCTGCTGGAGACCACCATCAAGGTGCTCCGAAAGAAGGACGAGAAGACCGGACGTCCACTGGTGGACATGGTGTTGGACAAGGCCGGCCAGAAGGGCACCGGCAAGTGGACGGTGCAGGTGGCGCTCAACAAGGGCGTGCCCGTGCCCTCCATCGCCTCCGCGTTGGATGCGCGCAACCTGTCCTCGCTCAAGGACGAGCGCGTGGCGGCCTCGCGCGTGCTCAAGGGGCCGCACGAGTCGCTGTCCACCGAGGAGCGCCAGAACCTGGCGCAGTGGGCGCATGACGCGCTCTACGCCGCGCGCGTGGTGACGTATGCGCAGGGCATGCGGCTCATCCAGGTGGCGTCACGGGAGTATGGCTGGAATGTGTCGCTGGCGGAGATGGCGCGCATCTGGCGCGGCGGCTGTATCATCCGCGCCAAGCTCCTCACCCCGCTGCGCGAGGCCTTCACGCAGCAGCCGGAGCTGCCCAACCTGATGGTCTCCGATGCCTTCGCCCCGGTGCTGGACGGGCTGGCGCCCTCGTGGCGCAAGTTCCTCGGCTCGGCGACGCGGCTGGGCATCCCTGTGCCGGTGTTCAGCTCCAGCCTGGCGTACATGGACAGCTACCGCAGCCCGGAGCTGCCCCAGAATCTCACCCAGGCCCAGCGCGACGCCTTCGGCGCCCACACCTACCAGCGCCGAGACACCCCCGACGCAGGCTTCGTGCACAGCGATTGGAACGCGTGA